The following proteins come from a genomic window of Triticum aestivum cultivar Chinese Spring chromosome 6A, IWGSC CS RefSeq v2.1, whole genome shotgun sequence:
- the LOC123131283 gene encoding putative wall-associated receptor kinase-like 16 has translation MATTTILLLLIVLPPLVAAAAAAQRVALPGCRDRCGNITVPYPFGIGAGCFRDDGQQGFQLECDDDGPGSSPRLAVFGYNHRLGALSLAAGEARAYLNATRECYNSTGGLLDRKGTFMSLGTSPYLFSSTKNRLVALGCPNLGFFVDAAGYYVSGCMSVCRPSRYVLPGPCTGVGCCQSAIPPGISFFEPHQRNFPPQQDDNSAFISNATSCHYVFLVEAEWFSYSDRVFLNRTDDFDVPVVLDWAVRNVDNCSAARRNATDFACRSARSECFDAVNGPGYRCNCSSGYDGNPYLDGGAEDIDECKLKDEYPCYGICTNTQGSYTCQCPSGTSGDATAKNGCRPKDKFTLALKVVTGVSVGVFLLVFMCFWLYLGLQKRKLIKAKQSFFEHNEGVILQQQMRGTAGGGGSGFKIFSEEELKKATNNFAADQILGRGGHGIVYRGVLEDKTIVVIKKSKMMEATETKEFAREMLILSQINHRNVVKLHGCCLEVEVPMLVYEYVSNGTLYHYIHGREGHDTNKALDTRLRIAAESAKALSYMHSSASPPILHGDVKTANILLDGSLTAKVSDFGASKLAPSDEVEIATLVQGTCRYLDPEYLMTCQLTDKSDVYSFGVVLLELLTGKKVLCFDGPEEDRSLVSRFTTAVKAGQHGELLDGRVRVEMGPETLEEVRHLVMRCVSMIREERSSMKEVAEKLEALRRYQRNPWGQAGADPEEGQSLLGRDIEQQRDVNYIFKPQDGLNLEEGSTYTFSL, from the exons ATGGCGACCACCACCATACTGCTGCTGCTCATCGTGCTGCCTCCgctggtggcggcagcggcggcggctcagCGCGTGGCGCTGCCGGGGTGCCGCGACAGGTGCGGCAACATCACCGTCCCCTACCCCTTCGGCATCGGCGCCGGCTGCTTCCGCGACGACGGCCAGCAGGGCTTCCAGCTCGAGTGCGACGACGACGGCCCCGGCAGCTCCCCACGCCTCGCCGTGTTCGGTTACAACCACCGCCTGGGGGCCCTCTCGCTCGCGGCCGGCGAGGCCCGCGCCTACCTCAACGCGACGAGGGAGTGCTACAACTCCACCGGCGGGCTCCTTGACCGGAAAGGCACGTTCATGTCCCTCGGAACTAGCCCTTACCTCTTCTCGTCCACCAAGAACCGCCTGGTGGCGCTCGGCTGCCCCAACCTCGGCTTCTTCGTCGACGCCGCCGGCTACTACGTCAGCGGCTGCATGTCCGTGTGCCGGCCGTCGCGGTACGTCCTGCCGGGCCCCTGCACCGGCGTCGGGTGCTGCCAGAGCGCGATACCGCCCGGGATCAGCTTCTTCGAGCCGCACCAGCGCAACTTCCCGCCGCAGCAGGACGACAACTCCGCCTTCATCAGCAACGCCACGTCGTGCCACTACGTCTTCCTCGTCGAGGCGGAGTGGTTCAGCTACAGCGACCGCGTCTTCCTCAACCGCACCGACGACTTCGACGTGCCCGTCGTGCTCGACTGGGCCGTCCGGAACGTCGACAACTGCAGCGCCGCCAGGCGCAACGCCACCGACTTCGCCTGCCGGAGCGCGCGCAGCGAGTGCTTCGACGCCGTCAACGGCCCCGGGTACCGGTGCAACTGCTCCAGCGGCTACGACGGCAACCCGTACCTCGACGGTGGAG CTGAAGACATCGACGAGTGCAAACTGAAAGATGAATACCCCTGCTACGGGATCTGCACAAACACGCAGGGGAGCTACACTTGCCAATGCCCTTCCGGGACAAGTGGAGATGCCACCGCAAAAAATGGCTGCCGGCCAAAGGACAAGTTCACCTTAGCTCTGAAGGTCGTTACAG GAGTCAGTGTGGGGGTGTTCTTGTTAGTGTTCATGTGCTTCTGGCTCTACTTAGGGCTGCAGAAGAGAAAGCTCATCAAGGCAAAGCAGAGCTTCTTCGAGCACAACGAAGGCGTCATCCTACAGCAGCAGATGCGTGGCACTGCCGGGGGAGGCGGTAGCGGGTTCAAAATATTCTCAGAAGAGGAGCTCAAGAAGGCGACAAACAACTTTGCCGCTGACCAGATCCTCGGTCGCGGCGGCCACGGCATTGTCTACAGAGGTGTTCTGGAGGACAAGACCATAGTGGTCATCAAGAAGTCCAAGATGATGGAGGCGACAGAGACCAAGGAGTTCGCGAGGGAGATGCTCATCCTGTCCCAAATCAACCACCGGAACGTCGTCAAGCTGCACGGCTGCTGCCTCGAGGTGGAGGTGCCGATGCTGGTCTACGAGTACGTCTCCAACGGCACTCTCTACCATTACATCCATGGCCGCGAGGGCCACGACACCAACAAGGCACTCGACACCCGCCTACGAATAGCGGCGGAGTCGGCCAAGGCGCTGTCGTACATGCACTCATCAGCCTCGCCACCAATCCTCCACGGCGATGTCAAGACAGCCAACATCCTGCTCGATGGTAGCCTCACGGCCAAAGTCTCCGACTTCGGGGCATCGAAGCTAGCACCAAGTGACGAGGTTGAGATTGCGACACTGGTACAAGGCACCTGCAGGTACTTGGACCCGGAGTACCTCATGACATGCCAGCTGACGGACAAGAGTGATGTGTACAGCTTTGGCGTCGTTCTTCTCGAGCTCTTGACAGGGAAGAAGGTGCTCTGCTTCGACGGGCCAGAGGAGGACAGGAGCCTTGTGTCCCGATTCACTACGGCCGTGAAAGCCGGCCAGCACGGCGAGCTCCTTGACGGTCGGGTGAGAGTAGAGATGGGCCCCGAGACGTTGGAAGAAGTTAGGCACCTCGTGATGCGGTGTGTGAGCATGATCAGGGAGGAGCGTTCGTCGATGAAGGAAGTTGCAGAGAAGTTGGAAGCTCTGAGAAGGTATCAGCGGAACCCATGGGGTCAGGCGGGTGCTGACCCGGAGGAGGGGCAAAGCTTGCTTGGCAGAGACATAGAGCAACAACGTGATGTGAATTATATATTCAAACCGCAAGACGGGCTCAATCTTGAAGAGGGCAGTACATACACTTTTAGCTTGTAG